The window TTCTTAAGAAAAACTATTTTGTATGTGATATTATCTTCCAAATTTGATGAATATTTCTACCTTGATTTTCGAGATTAATACACATCTATATTTCCTTCCAACTTGTTCTTCCTTTAATTTCGTGGTACGATGTTGTGTAATTCCCGTTACCGAAAACAAAGGTAGATCAAGTTGACCATTCTTTCAGGAATGACAAGTCCGCATCCGCCTCCACACCACCCAATTCACTTAGGCTAGCAGAGTGATGCAGCGGGCTGTAAGGTAATAACCCACACATTCTCAAATATTCTTGACGAGATAACAACCTCCCCTCCTTAGCATTGTCTCACATCGGTTCGATTGTTCTTAGccccaataaaataaaaaaattagacatctatttattttatgtgtTAGAATATTTGATTATTCAAATCACACTATTTTGATGCACGGTTAAAGATGCTTTTAGCAATACAATTGTGATAACTTTGCATATGAATATGCTCTCATACGAGAGAGATGACTCTTTTTAACAACCTTGCTTTAGAGATTGTCTTTCTAAGGTTCGATGATAGTCTCTACTatataaaaatgagtttttctaATGTGTTTATGTCCTTACTTTCAGGAGAATAACTTGTATTACAAGTCATTATTACATTTAGATCATAAAAAGTTATTACGATGAGCACAACGATTAAGCCCAACACATGATTATGAAACAaaaaggtaaaaataaatatgagaacaaaagtTATCATGACTCTCGCACAAACAAAATATGCTGCCTAGACAATGTTCTCTAGCCCATAGTGTACGAAGGCGACGGCAAGTTTATTACAGTGCTTTTCACTTTGGTCATCATGTTGATACTGTTTGTGATGCCTTGAGATCCTATTCCACTGTCCTTGATaccctgaagaaaaaaaaaccaattcAGTACACTTGAAATTCACGTCTTATGATTCTTGATCTCTATTATCCTTCCTTTAGTTAATATACTAGCTTTGTCACTGTTTTATTTGGTTTCGGTTTGAGTTACCTGGAAAGGGAAATGATCTGGACCCCTAGCAGGAGACGAGTTGATTTGCACGGTTCCGGTTTCCATGGCGTCGCTGATCAGCATTGCCTTGTTGATATCATTGGTAAAGATACAACCCTGCAGTTGGTTGGACAGTGATTAAAAGGTTGGAAGTAAGCTCGTTTACTTGATCTATGCTTATGTTCAATTTTTCATGGGAAGTATCAAACTCCAAATTCattattaaaccaagtatagAAGTGTGAGTTTTTCAAAAGCTTGTATGATTTAGTCAACCGAGCCAGTCCTGTGTTCGAGTTCGTCTCGACTCACACCTTATCGCCTGAGTTCAAGTCAAGCTCGGTTGAGTCGTCCATTGTTATATATGAACCAAACTATACAAAACTTAAATCGATTTTACTTTAACCAAGCCACTTATAAGGTAATCAATCAACTTGTGATTGATTTCCAGTGTCTCCAATTCCATTCCTCTTCGTCACGTACCAAGTTTTTTACACTACAGCTTTCGTAGCTCGTCATGAGTTCAAGATTCCACTCTCACAATAGAAAACAGAGCAAAACTTCCAAGAAGAAATGTTAGAATCTATATCCTACAAGATGAAGCGAGGAAATTGTACCTGAAGACCAAAGTTGCTAGCATTGCAGTGATGGATACCTTCCTCAATTGAACCGATCCTAACGACGGGTAAAACAGGTCCAAACGGCTCCTCCCACGCAATCCTCATGTCAGGTCTCACGTGATCTAATAGCAACGGCCAAATGAGATTTCCCTCCCTCTTGTACTCTTGGCAAAACGTTGCTTCTTTCTCTTTGGCATCCATCACAAGTCCCTCGATAAAGTTTGCAGACGATTCTGAGACAACTGGGGTGATATCACAGTCATCCTCGGGTGCGCCAACAGTCAATTTAGCCACTCTTAACTTCACTTTCTCAACGAGTTCCTCAGCCACCGATTCCATCACCAAGACCACCTTCACAGCTGTGCACCTCTGACCACTGTCACAGATTTGGAGATCAAAATATCAACACTCACATTAAGCTTTGTGGTGGATGGAAAGGGATGCCAGGAAGAGCAATCCCTCTTTCTCTAAAATGTTACTTGTTACTTCTGTAGTTTTCATAATCAGGAACAtgttttacacacacacaccccctcgcaacttttaatttaaacatgcaaCTCTATACATGAATCCTAGCCTGACTACAGATAgatcttttaacataaatctcctctaaaaaataaaaacaaagagaACATTTCAAGTTTTAAATACATTTtagaagaaaatcaagaattCATGGTCCCGAAGATAGTAGAAAGTTTATTACATTATACCTATAAGAGAAACCTCCTTTTACAATGTTAGCAGCAACCAAATCTAAATCAGCATCCTCAAGCACGATACAAGCATCTTTTCCTCCTAGCTCCATCTGCAAAGGAACCATCCCGGCTTTCTTTGAAATCGCAACGCCAGTGTCACCTCCTGTGAAGCTAACATTAAAATGGGACCGTTCATCAGAACAAGAGATACTTACAAGAAGTAGCATAAAAACTTGAGCGAACTCGCACCATGTACACACCAAAACGAGCTGCTCTTTTTACCTTATGCAGTTTACCCCAGGATGCATTGTCAAGAAATCACCAATTTCAGAGCCTTTTCCTGTGATGCAACTAATAAGGCCTTTCGGAAATCCGGCTAAGTGAAAGCAGTGTACCATGTGAAGGCAAGCCACTGCACCCTGCACGTCAACAAATTCAAGAAACACCAAGTATTGAGTAATATAAGGATCAAGAATCCATACATGGggcaaaaaaagaaaataatgttCCCTGATGAAATGATACCTGAGTTGGAGGCTTGAGGACTAGGGAATTTCCCGCAATGAGTGCAGGGGCGATTTTGGAGACAGCAAGGTTTACAGGATAGTTAAAAGGTGGGATAGCCAAAACGACCCCGAGTGGAATCTGTAAATATCTTCATCAAATCAATCATATCCACTTTTTCCCCAATACATAATGTTGCAAGAATTTTAAGAATCAgactaaaaaatttatttaggaCTTAGAGATTAGCATTATTTATGTTGGACAGAAatgtaaatataacataaactaGGATAAAAAGATTAATCAAGAACCTTAGAACTGAGGCAATATTTGGTTCTTTCATTCCCTGGGAAACTATCGGATACCAGAAATGTTCCCTCTCCCAGAATTCTGACTCCTTCCTCGGCACAATAAGAAATAAGATCACCGGACCTGACAACCTACAACATTGTCAGATATTAGACCAATAAATAATCCAAAATGCACAACTGATCATGCACGAACTCGATGCGGGCGACCTGGTAGGATTTAAGCTCAATAAGAACGGTCTTAATCTTGACTATATTTCAATAGTTCGTCAGGAAACCATTGTGAGATTGTAACATTCCCCAATCATTGGGAGATTGATTTCCATACGtccaatttatttaaatgtgaaGAGTGAATATTGGCCAACTTATCTAATTACTATTATCATAATTGCTCGTGCAAGCAACATTACAAGAGACATTACTCGACTAAAATTCTTGGGTTTAtccaaacaaataaatatagcaCGCGCACGtgcacacatatatatgtatgaatGCATAGCTATAGCAACCTCAGTGAGAGAATCCTTTGCTGGTTTTGCAATTTCTTTGACTAAAGCCTCCGCAATTGGGGTTTTGTGCCCTTTGAGGATAGCAGCAGCTTTGTGAAGGAGCTCCGCACGCTTCCAGAGAGGGGTCTTGGCCCATGATTTCTGTGCAACTTTCGCAGCTTCCATAACCTTGTTCACCTCTTGTTGCGTACAAGCTGACAAAATCATGCAAAATTTAGTTCAATATGTGTGCACATACTTCTTGCATATGTAAAAGTTTCTAGTTCAAATGGATTGTTTCTTATTCTTGGAAAGATCTCATGTTCTGGAAACGtaaaaatttgttaaatttcATGGCTTTCAGTATACAATTTTTCCCATTTTTCAGttgaatattatattatttcgcATTTCTAGGCTTCAGAATCAAATTAGATTAGATTCTGAATTTTGAGAATTCAATTCTTAAATCTCATGGAAAATGGAGCTCTTTAATCACTTGCCATATTACAATTTATGaatttaacataaataattataccGAAAACTCAAATTTCGGGATTTTGTCTTCGTGCAATTTTTAGCCACATTGCATGACAGTTATAAAATTTACGATAttacatattaaattttttatttttattttttttaaaaaaaaacctaatgAATGTATCATTCTTATATAACTAAATCCCAAATGTCACAAGTAAGCGTACCAAAATAACTAATTTCCCTTTGAAAAATGTCAGGAACGGAAACCCGAAGAACTAGGCGCAATCAA of the Primulina huaijiensis isolate GDHJ02 chromosome 1, ASM1229523v2, whole genome shotgun sequence genome contains:
- the LOC140983928 gene encoding NADP-dependent glyceraldehyde-3-phosphate dehydrogenase produces the protein MAGSGAFAEILDGDVYKYYADGEWKKSSSGKSVSIVNPTTRTTQYKVQACTQQEVNKVMEAAKVAQKSWAKTPLWKRAELLHKAAAILKGHKTPIAEALVKEIAKPAKDSLTEVVRSGDLISYCAEEGVRILGEGTFLVSDSFPGNERTKYCLSSKIPLGVVLAIPPFNYPVNLAVSKIAPALIAGNSLVLKPPTQGAVACLHMVHCFHLAGFPKGLISCITGKGSEIGDFLTMHPGVNCISFTGGDTGVAISKKAGMVPLQMELGGKDACIVLEDADLDLVAANIVKGGFSYSGQRCTAVKVVLVMESVAEELVEKVKLRVAKLTVGAPEDDCDITPVVSESSANFIEGLVMDAKEKEATFCQEYKREGNLIWPLLLDHVRPDMRIAWEEPFGPVLPVVRIGSIEEGIHHCNASNFGLQGCIFTNDINKAMLISDAMETGTVQINSSPARGPDHFPFQGIKDSGIGSQGITNSINMMTKVKSTVINLPSPSYTMG